The DNA region AGCTGCTGATTCTCCTGATGTAGATTCTCATTGATTTGAATATATTTGGTTACTTttgtcttcaaaaaaaaaaagagtgacaGTAGGATCCTGAAATTCAAACTCAGATGGATCAATTTCCAAGCATTGTTCAAAAAAAACAGCAAAAATCGGAAAGAAACTTGAAAATACAATATATCGttgcagagagagagaggaagaaagaaagaaagaccttagaagaagaaaaattgcAGTGACAATGTTGAGAAGAAAAGCATAACGTTAATGATTTGGGGTATAAGGGTTTCATTCTTCATTGCAAGCGAGAGGGGGAAAGAGTGTTTTTTGTGTTTAGGATCATTAAAGTGATTGAAAGTCAATATGtgtttaaaaaaatttcacatAGCTTTTATTCGACGATGTCTTCGGTGGTACACTATGTTTAGTGACACACCGTGTACctgtggaaaaaaaatataaaagtccAAAAATACCCTGTACTAATATTGATATTCCATATCTATCCTTTTAATTTCCTAACCTCTTCCCCTTTCTCCTGGACGTTCTTGTTGAAGttttttcagattttttttcttcagttcctctttttttttttggaaaatcaataactttttcttcctctttaACTTTAATTTTTCAAGCAGAAATGTTTAGAAAAAACAGGTTTCATGTATCTTGTACAAAAAAGAAAGATGCTGGAAGGCCACGCTACTTAGATTCATCCATTGGGTCATGGCGATTACAAGATTGAGATCTCAAATCATCTTGCCTGGATTCCTCAGGCTCCACCGACTTCAACACAGAGTCCTCAAGAGCCTCGAGAAAAGACAAAACTGTGAACTTGTATTTACTTGGATCAATCCCAAACTGAGACAAATCTATCTGTCCTGTTTTAAGTACATAAGTAAATGAATCTACTTGCTGACGGAAAGGTGGGCTCTGCAATAACTCCAATATATCTTCTGGAGACCACTTACCCTCAGGTCTTCTTCTAACAATTGGGTTCCATTCCCTCCATCGTTTTTGGCATGTGGGGACAGGTAGGTGGATGTGGGATGGAGAAGGGGGTTGGGGTGCGATGGGGGGAGGAGGGGGAGAGGAAGAAGGGTAGGAATGGGGGTGAATGAACACAGTCTGAGAAGCTGTAAAGATCAGGGATGGGTCAGAC from Lotus japonicus ecotype B-129 chromosome 2, LjGifu_v1.2 includes:
- the LOC130735580 gene encoding uncharacterized protein LOC130735580 produces the protein MSDPSLIFTASQTVFIHPHSYPSSSPPPPPIAPQPPSPSHIHLPVPTCQKRWREWNPIVRRRPEGKWSPEDILELLQSPPFRQQVDSFTYVLKTGQIDLSQFGIDPSKYKFTVLSFLEALEDSVLKSVEPEESRQDDLRSQSCNRHDPMDESK